TCACACTGCTGGTACTGTAGCCCTGCTGGTACTGTAGCCTTGCTGGTAGCCCTGATGGTACTGTAGCCCTGATGGTGGTACACGTTTCAATTcaaagggatttattggcatgggaaacatatgttgacattgccaaagtGAAATAGGtaaaaaacaaaagtgaaataaacgatacaaattaacagtaaacatttcaaatgtcatattatgtatatatacagtgttgtaacaatgtacaaatagttaaagtacaaaagggaaaataaataaacataaatatgggttgaatttacaatggtgtttgttcttcactggttgcccttttcttgtggcaacaggtcacaaatcttgctgctgtgatggcacactgtggtatttcacccagtagatatgggagtttatcaagattggatttgttttttaattattttgGGGTCTATGTAATCTGAGggacatagcctgtcttctcttgagagccaggtctgtctacggagGCCTTACTCAAtagctcactgagtctgtacgtagtcaaagctttccataagtttgggtcagtcacagtggtcaggtattctgccaatgtgtactctctgtttagggccaaatagcattctaggttgctctgtttttttgttaattctttccaatgtgtcaagtaattatgtttttgttttctcatgatttggttgggtctaattgtgttgctgtcctggggctctgtggggtgtgtttgtgtttggggaCTCTTCTcctggttcatctctctgtagttgatgggtttgttatggaaggtttgggaatcacttccttttaggtgtttgtacaatttaacagctcttttctggattttgatcattagcggttTTTtgtctaattctgctctgcatgcattatttggtgttccacgttgtacactgaggatatttttgcagaattatgcatgcagagtctcaatttgatgtttgtcccattttgtgaattcttggttggtgagcggaccccagacctcacagccataaagggcaatgggtcctataactgattcaagtatttttagccagatcccaattggtatgtcgaatttgatgttccctttgatggcatagaaggcccttcttgccttgtatctcagctcgttcacagctttgtggaagttaactCTGGCACTGATacttaggccgaggtatgtatcgtttttttgtgtgctttagggcaacggtgtctagatggaatttgtatttgtggtcctggcgactggaccttttttggaacaccattattttggtcatactgagatttactgtcagagcccaggtctgacagagtcTGTGCAAAAGATCTAGGTGCtgttgtaggccctccttggttggggacagaagtacCAGATTATCAGCAAATACAGAAAAACAGTAGACTTGGGGgggccaattttaaccacacacttgttgtttgtgttcatggattgtagaatgttgtatgtttttccaccACTTTCCGTCAATTTgggactgaccagctcaaatcgGCAAAATTCAAAATGGTGGTTTTTttcacattggataaaagtagagattcagagctacaaaatggtatttcatacactgcatttgaggaacaatgggaaagtaattctgctttgaaagttgatcaacttgtaaactcacttttgagaaaatggcccttgaatgttttcgttcacaccctcttaaccctcctgttgtgttcatttcatgttaattaattctgtgtcctcgtccaaaatgaccgccccattatagctgattataaatccattataatatatatatattatcacctaatgttgtgttagatacTCTTAGCAAtttaagttcttgtgaacattacaagttttgaactttAATTTCTATTCATGGCCTGTAGgtctcattgacctgagctcatacaactcgtttttgagtttaaaaaaaagcataatgtatggattattttgactataacaaatactcagatgaaacatgttgtgctatttatcacagactactttgtgtcagtttaacaaggactctctcctcctcaccagtgccATGATCCAATATCACataagtactgtatgtataagtgcatttatatatatatatatatatatatgtgtgtgtgtgtgtgtgtgtgtgtgtgtgtgtaggctagaCAATGTGAGACAGCAAGGAACAGTTTAGTAGGCTAGATGATGTGAGACAGCAAGGAACAGTTTAGTAGGCTAGATGATGTGAGACAGCAAGGAACAGTTTAGTAGGCTAGATGATGTGAGACTGtaaggaacagtttagtagactagacgatgtgagacactaaggaacagtttagtaggCTAGACGAAGTGAGACactaaggaacagtttagtaggCTGGACGATGTGAGACTGtaaggaacagtttagtaggCTAGACGATGTGAGACactaaggaacagtttagtaggCTAGACGATGTGAGACactaaggaacagtttagtaggCTAGACTATGTGAGACAGTAAGGAACAGTTTAGCAGGCTGGACGATGTGAGACactaaggaacagtttagtaggCTAGATGATGTGAGACGctaaggaacagtttagtaggCTAGACGAAGTGAGACAGtaaggaacagtttagtagactagaagatgtgagacactaaggaacagtttagtaggCTAGACTATGTGAGACAGTAAGGAACAGTTTAGCAGGCTGGACGATGTGAGACactaaggaacagtttagtaggCTAGACTATGTGAGACAGTAGGGAACAGTTTAGTAGGCTAGACGATGTGAGACAGtaaggaacagtttagtaggCTAGACGATGTGAGACAGtaaggaacagtttagtaggCTAGACGATGTGAGACAGtaaggaacagtttagtaggCTAGACAATGTGAGACAGtaaggaacagtttagtaggCTGGACGATGTGAGACAGtaaggaacagtttagtaggCTAGACAATGTGAGACAGtaaggaacagtttagtaggCTAGATGATGTGAGACAGtaaggaacagtttagtaggCTGGACGATGTGAGACAGtaaggaacagtttagtaggCTAGACGATGTGAGACactaaggaacagtttagtaggCTAGAAGATGTGAGGGCCATGCTGTTACGGTTAGAAGGAAGAAAACAGCAGGGGGAAAATGTCATATGTGTAAGCTATAACAAAACCAATCCCTCTTCCACAAACAGGCTCAACTTTGCTAGTAATATCTTTGTAATATCAGTGTGCTATGTACAATGTTATAGAGTAAATAAATGTTGCTGAATAAGTTATGTCAAGTCTTACACATTGATTCAATCTTATTCATTCCCAAGGAGTAGAATGTAATGTAGGCCTATGAGCAGAATGGGTTGTATATTTCATGCCATCACTAACTTTTTAGCCCATGCTTTATGGGAGTTGGGAAAAGATCATGACAAGAAAATGCGCACTACAGCTTTAAATGAGATTGTTTGTTGCTGTAGCTGTGCCAAGTCGAGATCTGCCTGCCATCGAATCCAGTTACTCCGCAGGCTTCGCTATCGCCTCTGTGGTGTTGACGGAAAGTATTCATGCAGCCTACTTTGTCAGCGAGCACGGACATAACATACATTTAGTCATCGGGCACGAAGAGTCTGTAGCCTATTAATCGATCTAATCGTATTGTGCATGATAGATAAATGTTCTAACTTTACGCACGTAGAATAGACCAGGCAACATCAATCCACATCAAGGCACTTGTTGATTTGAATAGGCTTCCTCACAGCCGTCCGCTGCTTGGGAGTACTActtagttttttggggggggtgaccTGCGGCTACAGATGGATCTGAGTCCATTGGGAGGTTGTCATTAGTTTACCCAGGTTGTGTGTTACAGAGGCGGCTACAGATGGCGATGATCCTCGGCTTTTAAGAGGTGGACAGCCCGGCAGCGTCCTTCAGGAACGTCAACATCCTCACTATCAGCTACCGAGGGAGGGGGCATGGGCAACCAGGTGGATAAAATGAAACTGTCACATCTAAGTTACGCAGAAGTTCCCACAGTGGACCCCAACGGGCTGGACACTGAGGAGGGTCCTCGGATCGGAGTGTCATATATTTTCTCAACAGATGACGAGGAACAGGAGGGTGAAAACAGTAACGTAGACGGAGCGGATAAGGAGCACCACACTGGTACGGAACAGAAACACTACGACAGGCGCAACGAGGTGGATTGCGCTGTTTACCACCGGGAGGAATGTATTTATGAGAGGAGCGTCATGACCGCGGGCATGGAAATATACTCCCCCGAGAATCAACTACACAAATGCAAGGCAGGTGACCTGGTGGAGTTTGTAACCACGGGGCAGTACCCCCACTGGGCGGTGTATGTCGGTGACTTCCAGGTGGTGCACCTGCACAGAGCAGAGATAAAGAACAGCTTCCTGACAGACGCCAGCCAGGGAAGGAGATGTAGGATAGTCAACGAGCTGTATAAATTCAAAGCCCTCAGCGCCGAGATGGTGGTTCAGAACGCTATGGAACAGGTA
The DNA window shown above is from Oncorhynchus mykiss isolate Arlee chromosome 18, USDA_OmykA_1.1, whole genome shotgun sequence and carries:
- the LOC110496767 gene encoding protein LRATD2-like, producing the protein MGNQVDKMKLSHLSYAEVPTVDPNGLDTEEGPRIGVSYIFSTDDEEQEGENSNVDGADKEHHTGTEQKHYDRRNEVDCAVYHREECIYERSVMTAGMEIYSPENQLHKCKAGDLVEFVTTGQYPHWAVYVGDFQVVHLHRAEIKNSFLTDASQGRRCRIVNELYKFKALSAEMVVQNAMEQVGAKDGELSWRNSECFAAWCRFGKREFKMGGEIRIGKQPYRLKILMSEIQSHMLEFQCLEDLVMEKRRHDQVGRTSVVQELANHLNSVEEIKRNPLSDPITAQIAQ